The following proteins come from a genomic window of Gimesia chilikensis:
- a CDS encoding SEC-C metal-binding domain-containing protein — protein sequence MIDGESPKIKRNDPCYCGSGKKYKKCCLTSSGICSTVKTVEMLPPKEGADISKAPDGEVSSKALCKTLEEIRSIPDAFQKNTQLAFYCNNQARRPLNAEELLAKAKEYKIYNGNWEDGLSNRINRIKGIAKFAAKTFDPKKCGSSTRQRPLLNKKMQEWRGRSHLLSKTLSTRINVETWVDEYGQVQYTKGRIVNGIQRDHVLRLAGIISHVSETHGGDIPRKSIKGWWNELANENSMPEWKHNEYYLACRQVLIDNGWLKMNHDYSYQNNQSKKGWILYETELVGSVWDYPTDTDTKKNNNNRPYLYSCGAIANQKNRLASVFALLHSQRPPP from the coding sequence ATGGGGAATCACCAAAGATTAAAAGAAATGACCCCTGTTATTGTGGAAGTGGAAAGAAGTATAAAAAGTGCTGTTTGACCTCAAGTGGTATTTGTTCGACGGTAAAGACCGTCGAAATGCTGCCCCCTAAAGAGGGGGCAGACATCAGTAAAGCCCCTGACGGGGAGGTTTCTTCAAAAGCTTTATGCAAAACATTAGAAGAGATCAGAAGTATTCCTGATGCTTTCCAGAAGAATACACAACTGGCTTTCTACTGCAACAATCAAGCAAGACGACCATTGAACGCAGAAGAGTTACTTGCCAAAGCCAAAGAATACAAAATATACAATGGCAACTGGGAAGATGGATTGTCTAATAGAATAAACAGGATCAAAGGCATTGCAAAATTTGCAGCAAAGACTTTCGATCCTAAAAAATGCGGAAGCAGTACCAGACAAAGGCCATTGCTCAACAAAAAAATGCAAGAATGGCGGGGAAGGTCACACCTATTGAGCAAAACGTTGTCTACAAGAATCAATGTTGAAACATGGGTTGATGAGTATGGACAAGTGCAATACACCAAAGGACGAATTGTAAACGGCATTCAACGTGATCATGTCTTGAGACTTGCCGGTATTATATCACACGTTTCTGAAACTCATGGTGGTGATATTCCGAGAAAGTCAATCAAGGGTTGGTGGAATGAATTAGCAAATGAAAATTCAATGCCAGAATGGAAACATAATGAGTATTACTTGGCTTGCCGTCAAGTTCTGATTGATAACGGATGGTTGAAAATGAATCACGATTATTCATATCAGAATAACCAATCAAAAAAAGGGTGGATTTTATATGAGACTGAACTTGTTGGTTCAGTTTGGGACTACCCAACAGATACAGATACAAAGAAGAATAACAACAACAGACCCTATCTTTATAGTTGTGGCGCAATCGCCAACCAAAAAAACAGATTGGCTTCTGTTTTTGCCTTGCTTCACTCCCAAAGACCACCACCATGA